The genome window CGCCAGCGCACGCCGTCGAGCCCGTCGACCGCATGCTCGCAGGCAGCGCCGCTGCGCCTGCACCGGATCGACGCGTGCGCTGTCATCTGCGCCGTCCTGCGTGGCGGGTGACGCGCCTGTCATGTGGCCGGCCCTTCCGGATGGCGCACCGGTGTGTCGTATCCGCGCGTACGGCAGCGGCCGCTGCCGTGCGCCATGTGCATCACACGTGTGCCGCCGCGCCGTCGATCGCCGCGCGCACGCGCTCGACAAGTGCTTGATCGACCGGCGCCAGCACCTCGCCGCGCGGCCGCACCCCCGAGCCGAAATGCACCGCGCGCACGCCGGTCGCGCGGACGAAATCGCCGACCGCATCGACCGTGAGCCCCGAGCCGGCCAGCACCGTGCAGGTCGAGCCTGCCGCCTGCCGCGCGAGCCGCGTGATCGTCGCGACCGCGTCGAGCACCGACGGATGGCCGCCCGACGTCAGCACCGACGTGACGGCCGGCACGCGCAGCAGCGCGTCGAAGGCGGCGTTGAGGTCGCGCGACACGTCGAACGCGCGGTGGAAGGTCAGTGCGCGGCCGTCCGCCGCGGCCGCGATGCGCGCCAGCGCGCCGAGATCGACGTCGCCGCGTGCGTCGAGCGCGCCGAACACGACGCCGTTCGCCCCGGCCGCGACGGCTGCGCGCACGTCGCGTTCGATCACGCGGAGATCGTCGGCGTCATAGACGAACGACCGGCTGTGCGGTCGCACGATCACGTTGACGGGAATCGGCACGGCGGCCACGACGGCTTCGATCAGGCCGACGCTCGGCGTCAGCCCGCCTTCGGTGATCGCGGTCACGAGTTCGAGGCGGTCGGCGCCCGCGCGGGCGGCGGCCTTCGCATCGCCGACGGTCGTGGCGATCACTTCGAGGAGAACGGAGGAGGCGGCGTTTCGGTTCATGGGCGGCCCGCGAATCGTCAGGACAATTCGCGCATCCTAGCCGAGCCGCGTGACGGACGCCAGCGTGCCGCCCGCGATGCGCGCGGCGCTAGCCGGCGTCCGCCTCGTCGTCGCGCCAGTCGATATCGCCGCACAGCACGCGCTGCGCGTCGCCGATGCGCACGGCCACCGACAGCGTCACGCACGGCTGCGCCTCGTTGATCGACAGGTACGGCCGCGTGACCTGCACGCGCCCCGGCTCGGCGATCGCCGAGCGGAAATACGGCCGGCGCAGCCAGTTCGCGCCCTGCGCGTCCGCCAGCGGCGAGAAGCGCGCCTCGGCGAGCGCGCGGTCGGCGCGCAGCACGACGTTGCGGCCCGACTGGCGGCCGTGCGCGTCGAGCAGGAAGCAGCGCGCGGCCGCGTCGAGCGCGAGGAAGTTCCAGCACACCTCGTCGAGCGGCTCGCCGGCCGCGAGACGCTCGGCCGCACGTTCGAACGCGCGCAGGTACGGCGCGAGCCGCTGCGCATCGCGCCGTTCGCGCGCGTCGGTCTGCTGCCGGAAGCGCTCGGTCAGCTCGCCGATGCAGCCCGTCGCGGCCGCGCTGTCCGGCAGCCCCGGCGCCGGCCGGCCGAAGTAATAGCCCTGCACGAAATCGGCCTCGCAGGACAGCGCGATCTGCGCCTCGTGCTCGGTCTCGATGCCCTCGACGAGCACCAGCTTGCCGGCCTCGTGCAGCAGCGTCACGAGCCCGTGCAGGATCGCGGTGAGCCCCGTGCGATGCGCCGCGTGCGACAGCATGATCCGGTCGAGCTTCACGATGTCCGGGTTCAGTTGCCAGATCCGCTCGAGGTTCGAGTGACCCGCGCCGAAATCGTCGAGCGCGATCAGGAAGCCGTGCGTGCGGAATTCGCGCACGGCCTCGGCAAGCCGCTCGACGTCTTCCGCGCGCTGCTCGAGCACTTCGAGCACGACGCGGCGCGGCGGCATGCCGAGCCGCTTCAGGTTCGCGAGCAGCGCGGCTGCCTGGAACGGGTCGGTGAGCACGCCCGGATGCACGTTGAGGAACAGCCACTCGCGCTCGGCGCCGAGCAGCGCGAAGTTCTCGAGATGCAGCGCCTGCGCGAGCCGGTCGAGCTGCAGCAGCTCGCCCCGGCGCGCGGCTTCGCCGAACACGTCGAGCGGCGACACCGCGCGATCGAGCGCATCGTGCGCGCGCAGCAGCGCCTCGTAGCCCACCGCACGCTGGTGCGACAGGCTGAAAATCGGCTGGAACACGGTCGTGAGCGTCATGTCGCGGTGCTGCGTCGCCAGACGTTCGAAGCCGGAACTCACCTCCCGCTCGAACCGGTACGGCGACGCGGCGGCCGGACGCTCCTGTTGCACGATCGTCATGCCTTCCTCCTGGTATTGCCTTCGAACGCGGCGCCCGACGAAGCGAGCGGCGCGTGCAATGTCATTGGTTGGACCCTCGGTTGCCCGGTCGACGCCGGACGGCTGCCGAACCTCAAGCAAGCTCCGTGCAAGGCGCCGACAGCCCGTGCGCCGCACGGCTCGCGCCGGGTTGCCGCACCATCCCGGCGCAGGTCACGCGCACCGTTTTCGTGCACGCGCACCGGCCGCTCGAACGCACCCGTCACGCCAGCACGCTACACTCCGTACGATCGTTTCATTCCCCGTATTCGCCGTATCGATGGAAATCGTCTTCACCGTCCTGATCCTGCTGCTGACCGTCGCGCTGTCCGGCGCCGTCACTCGCAACCTGCCGTTCCAACTGCCGTTGCCGCTGATGCAGATCGCGTTCGGCGCGATGCTCGCGTGGCCGAAGCTGAACCTGCACGTCACGTTCGATCCCGAAATCTTCATGCTGCTGTTCATTCCGCCGCTGCTGTTCGCGGACGGCTGGCGGATTCCGAAGCGCGAGCTGTACCTGCAGCGCCGCGCGATCCTGATGCTCGCATTCGGGCTCGTGTTCATGACGGTACTCGCAGTGGGCTACTTCGCGCACTGGCTGATACCCGAGTTGCCGCTGCCGATCGCGTTCGCGCTCGCGGCCGTGCTGTCGCCGACCGACGCGGTCGCGTTGTCCGGCATCGCCGGAAAGGGCCGGATCCCGCCGCAACTGATGCACATCCTCGAAGGCGAGGCGCTGATGAACGACGCGTCCGGCCTCGTCGCGCTGAAATTCGCGATCGCGGCCGCGCTGACGGGCATGTTCTCGCTGCGCGACGCGTCGGTGACGTTCGTGATCGTCGCGGCCGGCGGGCTCGCGACGGGCGCGCTCGTGTCGTGGGCGTTCAGCGCGCTGTCGACGCGCTTCCTGAATGCCGAGCAGGAAGGCGATCCGGCCCCCGGCATCGTGATGACGCTGCTCGTGCCGTTCGCGGCCTACCTGTTCGCCGAGCACCTCGACCTGTCGGGCGTGCTGGCGGCCGTGTCGGCCGGGATGATGATGAACTACACGAGCTTCTCGCGTAAAAGCACCGTCGCGTCGCGCGTGCGCGCCGAAAGCACGTGGGCGATGATCGAGTTCGTGTTCAACGGCATGGTGTTCATCATGCTCGGGCTGCAGCTGCCGCACATCATCGGCCGCACGCTCGTCGACGCGCACCACACGAGCGACGCGCTCGTCGGCCGGATGATCTTCAACGTCTGCGCGATGATGCTCGCGCTGTATGCGATCCGCTTCCTGTGGGTCTGGCTGCTGCGCTGGTTCGCGAGCCGTCGCGCCGCGCGCCACGGCCTCGCGGGCACGATGGCCGGCGTGCGCACGATCGCGGTGATGACGGTCGGCGGCGTGCGCGGCGCGGTCACGCTCGCCGGCGTGCTGTCGATTCCGGTCGCGCTGTCCGACGGCGTGCCGCTGCCGGGCCGCGACACGGCGATCTTCGTCGCGTCGGCCGTGATCCTCGGCTCGCTCGTCGTCGCGGTGGTCGGCCTGCCGCTGCTGCTGCGCGGCGTGCGTTCGTCGCGCAGCCCGCTCGGCGACGAGGAACGCGCCGCGCGCGCGGCCGCCGCGCAGGCCGCGATCCGCGCGATCGACTCGTCGCACGACGCGATCTCGGTCGATCTCGACGAATCGGGCGCCGCCCGCTGCGCGGACATCTCCGCACGCGTGATGGACCAGTACCGCCGCCGCCTCGCGACGCTCGCCGAGGACGGCCCCACACCGCGCGCGGAAGCGAAGCAGGCCGAAACGATGGAACTGCAGATGCGGATCGCGGCCGTGCGCGCGGAACGCTCCGCGCTGTACCGGCTGCGCAGCGAGAGCAAGATTTCCGACGAGACGCTGACGAAGCTGCTCCGCGAGATCGACCTGTCGGAAACCGCGCTGTCGACGCGCAAGAAAGGCATTCTCTAAAGGGCCGGCCGCTGCCTGTACGCAGCAGCCGCGGCCCAATAAAAAACGGCGACGCACACGCGTCGCCGTTTTCATATCCGCCCGCGTTCGTGTTACTTCGCGACGACGACCGGAATCCCCTTCAGCATCCCCGCGCCCTTCATCTCGTCGAGCGCGTGCTGCACGGCCGCGCTCGTCGCCGCTTCGATGCCGAGCTGCAATGCGAGCTCGCGCTCCGCGCGCTTCACGCCGGCGAGATTGCGCACCTTCACGTGCCCGAAGCCGCGCACACGTGCATGCAGATCGGCCAGTTGCATGACCTGCGCCGCATTGCCGGCCGTCATCGCGGCGAGCGCACGCGCGAGCGTCGTCTCGTAGTCGTCGGCGAGCGCACGCTCCATCTTGCGCTCGACGGTGCGGCCGAACGGATCGAGCCACGTGCCGCGCAGGCTGCGCACGCGCGCCAGCATGCCGAACACCGGCCACATCCACTGGCCGAACACGCGCTTCTTCGGTGCGCTGCCGTCGCGGCCGGCCTTCGCGACCGTCGGCGGCGCCAGGTTGAACTTCACGCGATAGGCCTGCCCCGGCACGCCTTCGAACTGCGCTTCGAGCGCCGCGCGGAACGCGTCGTCCGTGTACAGCCGCGCGACCTCGTATTCGTCCTTCACCGCGAGCAGCCGGTAGAACGTCGTCGCGACCGCGCGCGTCAGCGCGTCGTCGCCCTTCGCACGCGCCGCGCTCACGAGCGTACGGTAGCGCTCGACATAGCGCGCGCCGCCGTACGCATCGAGACGCGCTTCGCGATCGGCGATCAGCTCGGCGAGCGTCTCCGGCGCGGCATGCGCGGCCACCGCGTGACGCGCGTTCCACAACGCATCGAGGCCCGCCGCGTCGCCGGCCGCCATCCGGCCGATCGAGAACGCGAGCTTGTTCATCGGCACCGCGACGTTGTTCAGCTCGATCGCGCGCATCATCGCGGCGAGCGACACCGGCACGAGGCCGAGTTGCCATGCGTAACCGAGCATCAGGATGTTCGCGCCGATCGAATCGCCGAGGAACTTCGCGGCGAGCGCCTGCGCGTCGCAGCTCGACAGGTAGCCGTCGCCGGCCGCGTGGTGCATCTTCTCGAGC of Burkholderia sp. HI2500 contains these proteins:
- a CDS encoding copper homeostasis protein CutC; this translates as MNRNAASSVLLEVIATTVGDAKAAARAGADRLELVTAITEGGLTPSVGLIEAVVAAVPIPVNVIVRPHSRSFVYDADDLRVIERDVRAAVAAGANGVVFGALDARGDVDLGALARIAAAADGRALTFHRAFDVSRDLNAAFDALLRVPAVTSVLTSGGHPSVLDAVATITRLARQAAGSTCTVLAGSGLTVDAVGDFVRATGVRAVHFGSGVRPRGEVLAPVDQALVERVRAAIDGAAAHV
- a CDS encoding sensor domain-containing phosphodiesterase, producing MTIVQQERPAAASPYRFEREVSSGFERLATQHRDMTLTTVFQPIFSLSHQRAVGYEALLRAHDALDRAVSPLDVFGEAARRGELLQLDRLAQALHLENFALLGAEREWLFLNVHPGVLTDPFQAAALLANLKRLGMPPRRVVLEVLEQRAEDVERLAEAVREFRTHGFLIALDDFGAGHSNLERIWQLNPDIVKLDRIMLSHAAHRTGLTAILHGLVTLLHEAGKLVLVEGIETEHEAQIALSCEADFVQGYYFGRPAPGLPDSAAATGCIGELTERFRQQTDARERRDAQRLAPYLRAFERAAERLAAGEPLDEVCWNFLALDAAARCFLLDAHGRQSGRNVVLRADRALAEARFSPLADAQGANWLRRPYFRSAIAEPGRVQVTRPYLSINEAQPCVTLSVAVRIGDAQRVLCGDIDWRDDEADAG
- a CDS encoding Na+/H+ antiporter, whose product is MEIVFTVLILLLTVALSGAVTRNLPFQLPLPLMQIAFGAMLAWPKLNLHVTFDPEIFMLLFIPPLLFADGWRIPKRELYLQRRAILMLAFGLVFMTVLAVGYFAHWLIPELPLPIAFALAAVLSPTDAVALSGIAGKGRIPPQLMHILEGEALMNDASGLVALKFAIAAALTGMFSLRDASVTFVIVAAGGLATGALVSWAFSALSTRFLNAEQEGDPAPGIVMTLLVPFAAYLFAEHLDLSGVLAAVSAGMMMNYTSFSRKSTVASRVRAESTWAMIEFVFNGMVFIMLGLQLPHIIGRTLVDAHHTSDALVGRMIFNVCAMMLALYAIRFLWVWLLRWFASRRAARHGLAGTMAGVRTIAVMTVGGVRGAVTLAGVLSIPVALSDGVPLPGRDTAIFVASAVILGSLVVAVVGLPLLLRGVRSSRSPLGDEERAARAAAAQAAIRAIDSSHDAISVDLDESGAARCADISARVMDQYRRRLATLAEDGPTPRAEAKQAETMELQMRIAAVRAERSALYRLRSESKISDETLTKLLREIDLSETALSTRKKGIL